A stretch of Methanobrevibacter sp. DNA encodes these proteins:
- a CDS encoding ATP phosphoribosyltransferase, whose amino-acid sequence MNGKIILGLPKGSLNNVNRGNTHQLFVDAGYEVRGYEPGNESYEINILNDDDIVAFLTRPQSTPVELNRGMVDIAIVGEDWIKEESVLRETNTVKIGDLDYGQTRLIVAVPNDSPYNSLSDLFRANKDRKTPILCFTEYPNLTRKFIMENEVYQELYGDSVPFVQVRGLTDGDNEMVQVINSDGATEVYIAKGADLIVDNTQTGSSLRKAGLKEIETILHSSAGLYAGVSCTGEKLDKAKMIYEQLFGAITAKKYFDVKFNIANDKIDDVSNYLIDNKLCADEPTITPGSDFSQINVLIPKAKFPEMVDAIKGFDATSIIRNDLKQLIE is encoded by the coding sequence ATGAATGGAAAAATAATTTTAGGGCTTCCAAAGGGAAGTTTGAATAATGTAAATAGAGGAAATACTCATCAATTGTTTGTTGATGCAGGTTATGAAGTAAGAGGTTACGAACCGGGTAACGAATCTTATGAAATTAATATTTTAAATGATGATGACATCGTTGCATTCTTGACCCGTCCGCAATCCACACCAGTTGAGTTAAACCGTGGAATGGTGGATATTGCAATTGTTGGAGAAGATTGGATTAAGGAAGAATCAGTTTTAAGGGAAACCAATACAGTCAAAATAGGCGATTTGGACTATGGTCAAACACGTTTGATTGTTGCTGTTCCTAATGATTCACCATATAACAGTTTATCTGATTTATTCAGAGCCAATAAAGATAGAAAAACTCCAATTTTATGTTTCACTGAATATCCTAATTTAACTAGAAAGTTTATCATGGAAAATGAAGTATATCAGGAACTTTACGGTGATTCCGTACCCTTCGTTCAGGTCAGAGGTCTGACTGACGGTGACAATGAAATGGTGCAGGTTATCAACTCTGATGGTGCTACAGAAGTGTATATTGCTAAAGGGGCTGATTTGATTGTTGACAATACTCAAACCGGCAGTAGCTTAAGAAAAGCAGGATTAAAAGAAATCGAAACAATTCTACATTCTTCAGCAGGCCTTTATGCAGGTGTAAGCTGTACTGGTGAGAAACTGGATAAGGCTAAAATGATTTATGAACAGTTGTTTGGTGCAATAACAGCTAAAAAATACTTCGACGTTAAGTTCAACATCGCTAACGATAAAATTGATGATGTTTCTAATTACTTAATCGATAATAAGCTATGTGCTGATGAGCCTACAATTACTCCGGGTTCTGATTTCTCACAAATCAACGTTTTGATTCCTAAGGCAAAATTCCCTGAAATGGTTGATGCCATTAAAGGATTTGATGCTACTTCAATAATTAGAAATGATTTAAAACAGTTAATTGAATAA